The Triticum dicoccoides isolate Atlit2015 ecotype Zavitan chromosome 6A, WEW_v2.0, whole genome shotgun sequence genome has a window encoding:
- the LOC119319182 gene encoding ruBisCO large subunit-binding protein subunit beta, chloroplastic-like produces MASPFGAASSCGLKAAAPSGFVTRKQLSLVSPPLVSLPQRVRPGRRCSFRVNAAKELYFNKDGSAIKKLQTGVNKLADLVGVTLGPKGRNVVLESKYGSPRIVNDGVTVAKEVELEDPVENIGAKLVRQAAAKTNDLAGDGTTTSVILAQGMIAEGVKIVAAGANPVQIARGIEKTTKALVSELRKMSKEVEDSELADVAAVSAGNNYEIGNMIADAMSKVGRQGVVTLEEGKSAENNLYVVEGMQFDRGYISPYFVTDSEKMSVEYENCKLLLVDKKINNARDLITLLEDAIKGGYPILIIAEDIEQEALATLVVNRLRGALKIAAIKAPGFGERKSQYLDDIATLTGGTVIREEIGLSLDKADKEVLGNAAKVVITKDSTTIVGDGTTQEEVTKRVTQIRNQIEASEQEYEKEKLNERIAKLSGGVAVIQVGAQTETELKEKKLRVEDALNATKAAVEEGIVVGGGCTLLRLASKVDAIKETLENDEQKVGAEIVRKSLSYPLKLIAKNAGVNGSVVTEKVLVNDNFRYGYNAATGKYEDLMAAGIIDPTKVVRCCLEHAASVAKTFITSDAVVVDIKESEQAPAANPMAGSGYGF; encoded by the exons ATGGCTTCACCGTTTGGGGCCGCCTCCTCGTGTGGCCTCAAGGCTGCCGCTCCTTCCGGATTCGTGACCAGGAAGCAGCTCTCCCTTGTTTCGCCCCCGCTGGTCTCGCTGCCCCAGAGGGTCAGGCCAGGGAGAAGGTGCAGTTTCCGAGTGAACGCTGCAAAGGAGCTGTATTTCAACAAGGATGGGTCGGCTATCAAGAAGCTGCAA ACTGGAGTCAATAAGCTTGCTGATCTGGTTGGAGTTACTCTTGGCCCAAAAGGACGCAATGTCGTCCTTGAGAGCAAGTATGGGTCACCTAGAATTGTCAATGATGGCGTTACGGTGGCAAAAGAG GTTGAGCTGGAGGACCCTGTCGAAAATATTGGAGCTAAATTGGTCAGGCAAGCTGCTGCTAAGACCAATGATTTGGCTGGTGATGGGACAACCACTTCTGTCATCCTTGCTCAAGGGATGATTGCCGAGGGTGTTAAG ATTGTAGCTGCCGGTGCTAATCCAGTACAGATCGCCCGTGGTATTGAGAAAACAACCAAAGCACTTGTCAGTGAACTTCGAAAGATGTCCAAGGAG GTTGAAGATAGCGAACTTGCTGATGTTGCTGCAGTAAGCGCTGGAAATAACTACGAAATTGGTAACATGATAGCTGATGCTATGAGCAAGGTTGGGCGTCAGGGGGTGGTTACACTTGAAGAAGGCAAGAGTGCTGAAAACAACCTCTATGTGGTCGAAGGGATGCAATTCGACCGCGGCTATATTTCTCCTTACTTTGTAACTGACAGTGAAAAAATGTCAGTTGAGTATGAGAATTGCAAG CTGCTTCTTGTGGACAAGAAAATTAACAATGCCCGAGATCTCATCACTCTTCTGGAGGACGCTATTAAGGGTGGATATCCAATTCTAATAATCGCAGAGGATATTGAGCAGGAAGCTCTTGCAACTCTTGTGGTCAATAGGCTTAGAGGTGCACTGAAGATTGCTGCTATTAAAGCCCCTGGTTTTGGAGAGCGCAAGAGTCAATACCTGGATGATATCGCTACTCTGACAGGAG GCACTGTCATCAGAGAAGAAATTGGACTGTCCCTGGACAAAGCAGACAAAGAAGTCCTTGGAAATGCCGCCAAGGTTGTAATTACTAAGGATTCGACGACAATTGTTGGAGATGGCACTACGCAGGAGGAAGTAACCAAAAGGGTTACACAAATCAGGAACCAAATTGAG GCTTCTGAACAGGAATATGAAAAAGAAAAGCTAAACGAGAGGATAGCTAAACTATCCGGTGGTGTTGCTGTGATTCAG GTTGGAGCACAGACTGAAACTGAGCTAAAGGAAAAGAAATTGAGGGTTGAAGACGCACTGAATGCAACAAAG GCGGCTGTCGAGGAAGGTATTGTTGTCGGTGGTGGCTGTACCCTTTTAAGGCTTGCCTCAAAAGTTGATGCCATTAAAGAAACCCTTGAGAATGATGAACAGAAG GTCGGCGCTGAAATTGTTAGGAAATCCTTGAGTTATCCACTTAAACTGATTGCCAAAAACGCTGGTGTTAATGGCAGCGTGGTTACCGAAAAG GTCCTTGTGAATGATAACTTCAGGTACGGTTACAATGCCGCTACAGGGAAGTATGAGGATTTGATGGCTGCTGGTATTATTGATCCCACCAAG gtcgtgaggtgctgcttggagcATGCCGCATCGGTGGCCAAGACTTTCATCACCTCAGACGCCGTCGTGGTCGACATCAAGGAATCTGAGCAGGCACCTGCTGCGAACCCAATGGCCGGTTCAG GTTACGGGTTCTAA